One window of the Conexibacter sp. SYSU D00693 genome contains the following:
- a CDS encoding urease accessory protein UreD gives MQTTASLLAGDEVALDVRLGPGARLELVEVAGLVAHDVRGGTPARLDVEVVLGPGACLSWDAQPLVLAAGCDLRRTTSVELAAGAAALLRDTVVLGRTGQEPGRAHSALHVALEGRPLHAEQLDTADLPLLRSAVVLGDARVLDAVALFGRRAADRDALQLAGPGSVLPVPAPSLAAAHRRTGPAARAWRRTLFTQTDDLADLGASHPPWSLTGSTT, from the coding sequence GTGCAGACGACCGCCTCGCTGCTGGCCGGCGACGAGGTCGCGCTCGACGTGCGCCTCGGCCCGGGCGCGCGGCTGGAGCTCGTCGAGGTGGCGGGCCTCGTGGCCCACGACGTGCGCGGCGGGACCCCGGCACGCCTCGACGTCGAGGTGGTCCTCGGCCCGGGCGCCTGCCTCTCGTGGGACGCCCAGCCCCTCGTGCTCGCCGCCGGCTGCGACCTGCGGCGCACGACCTCGGTCGAGCTGGCCGCCGGTGCCGCCGCGCTCCTGCGCGACACGGTCGTGCTCGGCCGCACGGGCCAGGAGCCCGGACGCGCGCACAGCGCGCTGCACGTGGCGCTCGAGGGGCGGCCGCTGCACGCCGAGCAGCTCGACACCGCCGACCTCCCGCTGCTGCGGTCCGCCGTCGTCCTCGGCGACGCGCGGGTCCTCGACGCGGTCGCGCTGTTCGGGCGGCGGGCCGCCGACCGGGACGCGCTGCAGCTCGCCGGCCCCGGCAGCGTCCTGCCCGTCCCGGCGCCCTCGCTGGCGGCCGCCCACCGGCGCACGGGTCCCGCCGCGCGCGCCTGGCGCCGCACGCTCTTCACCCAGACCGATGACCTCGCCGACCTCGGAGCGTCTCACCCACCATGGTCCCTGACTGGTTCCACGACCTGA
- the urtB gene encoding urea ABC transporter permease subunit UrtB — translation MDQLLQQLFTGTSIGSILLLIALGLTFTFGQMGVINMAHGEFIMAGAYTTYVLQNALGDSAITMAFLLSLPVAFCVAGLMGLLLEVVLIRHLYGRPLDTLLVTWGVALMLQQLARDIFGAPNVDVRSPSWLGGSIEVLGITMPWTRLFIIGLALAAAVGAWVVVGRMKQGRRMRAVMQNRQLAAASGIGTTGVDRRTFFLGSGLAGLAGVAITLLGSVGPTLGTNYIIDAFLVVVVGGLGQLRGAVIAAFALGTINAIAEWGTEASLAKVIAFVCIVAFLQWRPQGIVAQQSRGLA, via the coding sequence ATGGACCAGCTCCTCCAGCAGCTCTTCACGGGGACGAGCATCGGCTCGATCCTGCTCCTGATCGCCCTGGGCCTGACCTTCACGTTCGGCCAGATGGGCGTCATCAACATGGCCCACGGCGAGTTCATCATGGCCGGGGCCTACACGACCTACGTGCTCCAGAACGCGCTGGGCGACAGCGCCATCACGATGGCCTTCCTGCTGTCGCTGCCGGTCGCCTTCTGCGTCGCCGGCCTCATGGGGCTCCTGCTCGAGGTGGTCCTCATCCGCCACCTCTACGGCCGGCCGCTCGACACGCTGTTGGTCACCTGGGGCGTCGCGCTGATGCTCCAGCAGCTCGCGCGGGACATCTTCGGCGCGCCCAACGTCGACGTCCGCTCGCCGAGCTGGCTGGGCGGGTCGATCGAGGTCCTCGGCATCACGATGCCCTGGACGCGCCTGTTCATCATCGGCCTGGCGCTCGCGGCCGCGGTCGGGGCGTGGGTCGTCGTGGGGCGGATGAAGCAGGGCCGGCGGATGCGGGCGGTCATGCAGAACCGCCAGCTCGCGGCGGCCAGCGGCATCGGGACCACCGGCGTGGACCGCCGCACGTTCTTCCTCGGCTCGGGCCTGGCCGGCCTGGCCGGCGTCGCGATCACGCTGCTGGGCTCCGTCGGCCCCACGCTCGGCACGAACTACATCATCGACGCGTTCCTGGTGGTCGTCGTCGGCGGCCTGGGCCAGCTGCGCGGGGCGGTCATCGCCGCCTTCGCGCTGGGCACCATCAACGCGATCGCGGAGTGGGGGACCGAGGCGAGCCTCGCCAAGGTCATCGCGTTCGTCTGCATCGTCGCGTTCCTGCAGTGGCGCCCGCAGGGCATCGTCGCCCAGCAGAGCCGGGGGCTGGCATGA
- a CDS encoding DUF2237 family protein, giving the protein MADRNVLGDPLVPCGTDPVTGFYRDGCCATGPQDRGSHTICAVVTAEFLEHQREIGNDLSTPRPDLRFPGLQPGDRWCVTAVNWMRAYRDGAAAYVVLASTHERALDHVPLAALQELAVDVPSDLGGLEGAA; this is encoded by the coding sequence GTGGCCGACCGCAACGTCCTCGGTGATCCGCTCGTGCCCTGCGGCACCGACCCGGTCACCGGCTTCTACCGCGACGGCTGCTGCGCCACGGGCCCGCAGGACCGGGGGAGCCACACGATCTGCGCGGTCGTGACCGCCGAGTTCCTCGAGCACCAGCGCGAGATCGGCAACGACCTCTCGACCCCGCGGCCCGACCTGCGCTTCCCGGGACTCCAGCCGGGCGACCGCTGGTGCGTCACCGCCGTGAACTGGATGCGCGCCTACCGCGACGGCGCGGCGGCCTACGTCGTGCTCGCGTCGACGCACGAGCGCGCCCTCGACCACGTCCCCCTCGCTGCGCTGCAGGAGCTGGCCGTCGACGTCCCCAGCGACCTCGGCGGGCTCGAGGGCGCGGCCTAG
- a CDS encoding urease subunit beta yields the protein MIPGEVLAEPGELELNAGRERRTLEVLNTGDRPVQVGSHFHFADVNAGLAFDREAARGFRLDVLAGTSVRFEPGASREVALVALAGARRVPGLQVRR from the coding sequence GTGATCCCGGGCGAGGTCCTGGCCGAGCCCGGCGAGCTCGAGCTCAACGCCGGCCGCGAGCGGCGCACCCTCGAGGTGCTCAACACGGGCGACCGGCCGGTGCAGGTGGGCTCGCACTTCCACTTCGCCGACGTCAACGCCGGCCTGGCCTTCGACCGCGAGGCCGCCCGGGGCTTCCGCCTCGACGTCCTGGCCGGGACGTCGGTGCGCTTCGAGCCCGGCGCCTCACGCGAGGTCGCGCTCGTCGCCCTGGCGGGCGCCCGGCGGGTGCCGGGGCTGCAGGTGCGCCGGTGA
- the ureG gene encoding urease accessory protein UreG, with protein MPADRALRIGIAGPVGTGKSSLAAALCARLARELRLGVVTNDIYTDEDARFLRRQGVLPPERIVAVQTGCCPHTAIRDDVSENLLAVEALEAAQGPLDVVLVESGGDNLTATFSPALVDAQVFVLDCAGGDDVPRKGGPGVERADLLVINKVDLAPLVGSDVELMLRDAADRRGDRPVLAVSLRRAPDVERVADWVRDRLAAHLAGTLVPADPGPMAPHVHAHDHEHGHAHQHAH; from the coding sequence TTGCCAGCTGACCGTGCCCTGCGGATCGGGATCGCCGGACCTGTCGGGACCGGCAAGTCGTCCCTGGCCGCCGCCCTGTGCGCCCGTCTGGCGCGCGAGCTGCGGCTCGGCGTCGTCACCAACGACATCTACACCGACGAGGACGCGCGCTTCCTGCGCCGCCAGGGCGTCCTGCCGCCCGAGCGGATCGTCGCGGTGCAGACCGGCTGCTGCCCGCACACCGCGATCCGCGACGACGTCTCCGAGAACCTCCTGGCCGTCGAGGCGCTCGAGGCCGCGCAGGGCCCGCTCGACGTCGTCCTCGTCGAGTCCGGCGGTGACAACCTGACGGCGACGTTCTCGCCCGCGCTCGTGGACGCCCAGGTCTTCGTCCTGGACTGCGCGGGCGGCGACGACGTCCCGCGCAAGGGCGGCCCGGGCGTCGAGCGCGCCGACCTGCTCGTCATCAACAAGGTCGACCTGGCGCCGCTGGTGGGCTCCGACGTCGAGCTCATGCTGCGCGACGCGGCCGACCGTCGCGGTGACCGGCCCGTGCTGGCCGTCTCGCTGCGCCGCGCCCCGGACGTCGAGCGCGTCGCCGACTGGGTGCGCGACCGGCTCGCCGCGCACCTGGCCGGGACCCTCGTGCCCGCCGACCCGGGGCCGATGGCCCCGCACGTCCACGCCCACGACCACGAGCACGGCCACGCGCACCAGCACGCGCACTGA
- a CDS encoding urease accessory protein UreF: MLELLLADARTPTGGFAHSGGLEAARATPGDVPAFAAARLRTVGRLDAATAARAADGEDPLALDAAWAARTPAPAVREVARRQGRALLRLGRALWPDALETYAATSATTPRPVVLGLLGRAGCLAPVTVARLALYDDAASVCGAAPKLHAIDALEATGWLHALGPLVEALAAQAADPRAPLPAPATPLLDLRAQAHHHDSRRLFAS; encoded by the coding sequence ATGCTCGAGCTCCTCCTCGCCGACGCGCGCACGCCGACCGGCGGCTTCGCCCACTCGGGCGGGCTGGAGGCGGCACGCGCGACGCCCGGCGACGTGCCGGCGTTCGCCGCCGCGCGGCTGCGGACGGTCGGGCGCCTGGACGCCGCGACCGCCGCCCGCGCGGCGGACGGCGAGGACCCGCTCGCGCTCGACGCGGCGTGGGCCGCCCGCACGCCCGCCCCGGCGGTCCGGGAGGTCGCCCGCCGCCAGGGCCGGGCGTTGCTGCGCCTCGGCCGCGCCCTGTGGCCCGACGCGCTGGAGACCTACGCCGCGACGTCGGCCACCACGCCGCGCCCGGTCGTCCTCGGCCTGCTCGGGCGTGCCGGGTGCCTGGCACCCGTCACCGTCGCGCGGCTCGCCCTCTACGACGACGCGGCCTCGGTCTGCGGCGCCGCGCCCAAGCTCCACGCCATCGACGCGCTGGAGGCCACGGGCTGGCTGCACGCGCTCGGGCCGCTGGTCGAGGCGCTGGCGGCGCAGGCCGCCGACCCGCGTGCGCCGCTGCCGGCGCCCGCCACCCCCCTGCTCGACCTGCGCGCGCAGGCCCACCACCACGACTCGAGGAGGCTCTTTGCCAGCTGA
- a CDS encoding mannitol dehydrogenase family protein yields the protein MTRAALPLSEATLGHHAQRVAVPGYDRARLAPGVLHISVGSFHRAHQAVYLDDLAALGHREWGLVGVGLHRPQMREALEPQDGLFTVVERGAGGDHARVVRVVTRYLFAPQQRAELLHALRDPRLRLVTLTITGAGYTAHPSAEGSAIDLLVAGLARRRADGLPPFTVLSCDNLPGNGDLARGAVVGLAAARDPELARWIDAQGAFPSSMVDRITPRTSDADRAWVAEAFGVRDRWPVITEPFSQWVVEDRFSAGRPPLEEVGVQLVDDVAPYALLKTRMLNASHCVLGHLGGLLGHGRTDEAVGDPLLRAALDALMEREVQPLLHPVPGVDVDAYRATVLERLANPVLGDRLARLRRNGSDKVPVHVVSSLARARASGRPHGLLALGVAAWLRCLRGTDEAGRPLELEDPRAARLGELARRGGPDPRPLLHERGLFGALAGDEALAAQLAATLEAFERDGVRTTVRAALAAQDTPAVA from the coding sequence GTGACCCGCGCCGCCCTGCCCCTCAGCGAGGCGACGCTCGGCCACCACGCGCAGCGCGTCGCCGTCCCCGGCTACGACCGCGCCCGGCTGGCCCCCGGCGTCCTGCACATCAGCGTCGGCTCGTTCCACCGCGCCCACCAGGCCGTCTACCTCGACGACCTGGCCGCGCTCGGCCACCGCGAGTGGGGCCTGGTCGGCGTCGGCCTGCACCGCCCGCAGATGCGCGAGGCCCTCGAACCCCAGGACGGGCTGTTCACCGTCGTCGAACGGGGAGCCGGGGGCGACCACGCCCGGGTGGTGCGCGTCGTCACCCGCTACCTGTTCGCCCCGCAGCAACGCGCGGAGCTCCTGCACGCCTTGCGGGACCCGCGGCTGCGGCTCGTGACCCTGACGATCACCGGTGCCGGCTACACCGCCCACCCCTCGGCGGAGGGCTCGGCGATCGACCTCCTGGTGGCCGGCCTGGCCCGCCGCCGCGCCGACGGCCTGCCGCCGTTCACGGTGCTCTCGTGCGACAACCTCCCCGGCAACGGCGACCTCGCGCGCGGAGCGGTCGTCGGGCTCGCCGCGGCCCGCGACCCCGAGCTCGCGCGGTGGATCGACGCCCAGGGCGCCTTCCCCAGCAGCATGGTCGACCGGATCACGCCGAGGACCTCCGACGCCGACCGCGCGTGGGTCGCCGAGGCGTTCGGGGTGCGGGATCGCTGGCCCGTCATCACCGAGCCGTTCTCGCAGTGGGTCGTCGAGGACCGCTTCAGCGCCGGGCGCCCGCCGCTGGAGGAGGTCGGCGTCCAGCTCGTCGACGACGTCGCGCCCTATGCCCTGCTCAAGACGCGGATGCTCAACGCGAGCCACTGCGTCCTCGGCCACCTCGGCGGACTGCTGGGCCATGGCCGGACCGACGAGGCGGTGGGCGACCCGCTCCTGCGCGCCGCCCTCGACGCGCTCATGGAGCGCGAGGTCCAGCCGCTGCTGCACCCGGTGCCCGGCGTGGACGTCGACGCCTACCGCGCGACGGTCCTCGAGCGCCTCGCCAACCCGGTGCTCGGCGACCGCCTCGCGCGGCTGCGGCGCAACGGGTCCGACAAGGTGCCCGTCCACGTCGTCTCGTCCCTGGCCCGCGCCCGCGCGAGCGGGCGGCCGCACGGCCTCCTGGCCCTCGGCGTCGCGGCGTGGCTGCGCTGCCTGCGCGGCACGGACGAGGCCGGCCGACCGCTCGAGCTGGAGGACCCGCGCGCGGCACGCCTCGGGGAGCTCGCGCGGCGGGGCGGCCCCGACCCGCGGCCGCTGCTGCACGAGCGCGGGCTGTTCGGGGCGCTGGCGGGCGACGAGGCGCTCGCGGCACAGCTCGCTGCGACGCTCGAGGCGTTCGAGCGCGACGGCGTGCGGACGACCGTGCGCGCGGCGCTCGCCGCGCAGGACACGCCCGCGGTCGCCTAG
- the urtA gene encoding urea ABC transporter substrate-binding protein → MWLLASMVGLVAAGAAGCGSDDDGGSAATSSGSSASSGSEIKVGILHSLSGTMAISEVSVKDAELLAIEEINKAGGVLGKQVKPVIEDGASDWPTFAEKAQKLISQDKVAATFGGWTSASRKAMLPVFERNKALLYYPVQYEGLESSPYIFYSGATTNQQILPALEYLKGEKQIKTLFLVGSDYVFPRTANKEIKAWAKANGVQVVGEEYTPLGHTEYSTIITKLKGAKPDAVFNTLNGDSNVAFFKQLKGAGISADAMPTVSVSVAEEEVKGIGADNVAGHLVAWNYFQTTPGADNKKFVDAYKAKYGQDRVTADPIEAGYVQVKLWAAAVEKAGSTDPEKVKAASKGLELEMPEGTVTVDGSNQHISKTARIGLVEPSGQIKQVWESDGPIKPDPYLKGYAWAKGL, encoded by the coding sequence ATGTGGCTGCTCGCCTCGATGGTGGGCCTCGTCGCGGCGGGTGCCGCTGGCTGTGGCTCAGACGACGACGGCGGCTCCGCGGCGACCAGCAGCGGCTCCAGCGCGAGCTCGGGCAGCGAGATCAAGGTCGGGATCCTCCACTCGCTGAGCGGGACGATGGCCATCAGCGAGGTCTCGGTGAAGGACGCCGAGCTCCTGGCGATCGAGGAGATCAACAAGGCCGGCGGCGTCCTGGGCAAGCAGGTCAAGCCGGTCATCGAGGACGGCGCGTCGGACTGGCCGACCTTCGCCGAGAAGGCCCAGAAGCTCATCTCGCAGGACAAGGTCGCGGCGACCTTCGGCGGGTGGACCTCGGCCAGCCGCAAGGCCATGCTGCCGGTCTTCGAGCGCAACAAGGCGCTGCTCTACTACCCCGTGCAGTACGAGGGGCTGGAGTCCTCGCCCTACATCTTCTACTCGGGCGCGACGACCAACCAGCAGATCCTGCCGGCGCTCGAGTACCTCAAGGGCGAGAAGCAGATCAAGACGCTGTTCCTGGTGGGCAGCGACTACGTCTTCCCGCGCACCGCCAACAAGGAGATCAAGGCGTGGGCGAAGGCCAACGGCGTCCAGGTCGTCGGTGAGGAGTACACGCCGCTGGGACACACCGAGTACTCCACGATCATCACGAAGCTCAAGGGGGCCAAGCCCGACGCGGTGTTCAACACCCTCAACGGGGACTCGAACGTCGCGTTCTTCAAGCAGCTCAAGGGCGCCGGCATCTCCGCCGACGCGATGCCGACCGTCTCGGTCTCCGTGGCCGAGGAGGAGGTCAAGGGCATCGGCGCCGACAACGTCGCGGGCCACCTCGTCGCCTGGAACTACTTCCAGACCACGCCCGGCGCCGACAACAAGAAGTTCGTCGACGCCTACAAGGCCAAGTACGGCCAGGACCGCGTGACCGCCGACCCGATCGAGGCCGGCTACGTCCAGGTCAAGCTCTGGGCCGCCGCGGTGGAGAAGGCAGGCTCGACCGACCCCGAGAAGGTCAAGGCGGCCTCCAAGGGGCTCGAGCTCGAGATGCCGGAGGGCACCGTCACCGTCGACGGGTCCAACCAGCACATCTCGAAGACCGCGCGCATCGGGCTCGTCGAGCCCAGCGGCCAGATCAAGCAGGTGTGGGAGTCCGACGGGCCGATCAAGCCCGACCCCTACCTCAAGGGCTACGCCTGGGCGAAGGGGCTCTAG
- a CDS encoding urease subunit gamma encodes MRLTPSDQEKLLLSVAGMVARERRARGVKLNHPECVALLSCWVLERARDGDATVEQLMADGRAVLTRDEVMDGVPELLDEVQVEATFRDGRKLVTLHHPVP; translated from the coding sequence TTGCGGCTGACGCCGTCCGACCAGGAGAAGCTGCTGCTGTCGGTGGCGGGCATGGTGGCCCGCGAGCGACGGGCGCGCGGGGTCAAGCTCAACCACCCCGAGTGCGTGGCGCTGCTGTCGTGCTGGGTGCTCGAGCGCGCCCGCGACGGCGACGCGACGGTCGAGCAGCTGATGGCCGACGGGCGCGCGGTGCTCACGCGCGACGAGGTCATGGACGGTGTGCCCGAGCTGCTCGACGAGGTCCAGGTCGAGGCGACCTTCCGCGACGGGCGCAAGCTCGTGACCCTCCACCACCCCGTCCCGTGA
- a CDS encoding CAP domain-containing protein has translation MRWGLGAVIAAMAVACAAPATAQAACEGAESPLATLEPATAEGALVCAVNEVRATRGLRALEVESRLARAAREHSADMLTRGYFAHEDPSGRTPEQRVQATGYAAATSGENIARGQRTARQVVATWMGSGPHCRNIMSPAFRDIGTGVSIAGTFWTLVVAQPAGAGPAGSGAAQGECPLGLDGKPLDGSGSGGGTTTGTTTAPAARPPTAKLRKAGRSVIATVTNPATQRLKVRLLLRRKGARRGRTVEVAPQRVATITVRPGKGRWTATVEAFRNGRWTRLQRKTVRVAR, from the coding sequence ATGAGGTGGGGACTGGGGGCCGTGATCGCGGCGATGGCCGTGGCGTGCGCGGCGCCGGCGACGGCGCAGGCGGCGTGCGAGGGCGCCGAGTCGCCGCTGGCGACGCTCGAGCCGGCGACGGCCGAGGGCGCCCTGGTCTGCGCGGTCAACGAGGTGCGCGCCACCCGCGGGCTGCGCGCACTCGAGGTGGAGTCCCGCCTCGCCCGCGCCGCGCGGGAGCACTCGGCGGACATGCTGACCCGCGGCTACTTCGCCCACGAGGACCCGAGCGGCCGGACGCCGGAGCAGCGGGTCCAGGCGACGGGCTACGCCGCCGCGACCTCCGGCGAGAACATCGCCCGCGGCCAGCGCACCGCCCGGCAGGTCGTCGCGACCTGGATGGGCAGCGGGCCCCACTGCCGCAACATCATGTCCCCCGCCTTCCGCGACATCGGCACCGGCGTCTCCATCGCCGGCACGTTCTGGACGCTCGTCGTGGCCCAGCCCGCCGGCGCCGGCCCCGCCGGCTCGGGCGCCGCCCAGGGCGAGTGCCCGCTGGGGCTGGACGGCAAGCCCCTGGACGGCAGCGGCTCCGGCGGTGGCACCACGACCGGGACGACGACCGCGCCGGCCGCGCGGCCGCCGACCGCCAAGCTGCGCAAGGCGGGCCGGTCGGTCATCGCCACGGTCACCAACCCGGCGACGCAGCGCCTCAAGGTCCGCCTGCTGCTGCGCCGCAAGGGCGCGCGGCGCGGCCGCACCGTCGAGGTCGCCCCGCAGCGCGTCGCGACGATCACCGTGCGGCCGGGCAAGGGCCGCTGGACCGCGACGGTCGAGGCCTTCCGCAACGGCCGCTGGACGCGGCTGCAGCGCAAGACGGTCCGCGTGGCGCGCTAG
- a CDS encoding HupE/UreJ family protein, whose protein sequence is MVPDWFHDLIESADAALAVGLGGAGLLVVLALALLLGLRHATDPDHLAAMGTLVAASGREPRAAARLGAWWGAGHAATLLAVGLPLVVLQRELPDGLQHRLEQLVGVAIVLLGVQALLGALARRTRAPRSPLQAAGVGVLHGLGGTGAVVVLLLAQLEPQQAALALAVFAPATALSMALCSGVAGWALSRPALATATERVVVPVLGVLAIAFGLGYAGVG, encoded by the coding sequence ATGGTCCCTGACTGGTTCCACGACCTGATCGAGTCCGCGGACGCCGCGCTCGCCGTCGGCCTCGGCGGCGCCGGCCTGCTCGTCGTCCTGGCGCTGGCGCTCCTGCTCGGGCTGCGCCACGCGACCGACCCCGACCACCTCGCCGCCATGGGGACGCTCGTCGCCGCGTCCGGGCGCGAGCCGCGCGCGGCGGCGCGGCTGGGCGCATGGTGGGGCGCGGGCCACGCCGCGACGCTCCTCGCCGTCGGCCTGCCGCTCGTGGTCCTCCAGCGCGAGCTCCCCGACGGCCTCCAGCACCGCCTCGAGCAGCTCGTGGGGGTCGCGATCGTGCTCCTCGGCGTCCAGGCCCTGCTCGGCGCGCTCGCCCGGCGCACGCGCGCGCCGCGCTCGCCGCTGCAGGCGGCCGGGGTCGGCGTCCTGCACGGGCTGGGCGGCACCGGGGCGGTAGTGGTGCTCCTGCTCGCGCAGCTCGAGCCCCAGCAGGCGGCTCTGGCCCTCGCCGTCTTCGCCCCGGCGACCGCGCTGTCGATGGCGCTCTGCTCCGGCGTGGCCGGGTGGGCGCTGAGCCGCCCGGCGCTGGCGACCGCGACCGAGCGGGTCGTGGTCCCCGTGCTCGGGGTGCTCGCGATCGCGTTCGGGCTGGGCTACGCGGGCGTCGGCTAG
- a CDS encoding urease subunit alpha, translating into MSVDRRRYAELLGPTVGDRIRLADTDLLVEVEEDRCAGGDEAVFGGGKTVRESMLQGLATRADGAPDLVVTNVVVLDHWGVVKCDVGVRDGRICALGKAGNPDVMDGVDPALVIGPGTDVVAGEGRILTAGAIDCHVHFITPSLVDEALASGVTTLVGGGAGPTEGTRATTCTTPAGLALVHRALDDAPVNVLLLGRGNTVSDASLDEQVLAGAAGFKLHEDWGSTPAAIDATLRACERWDVQAAIHTDTLNEAGFLESTLGAIAGRGIHAYHTEGAGGGHAPDIIAIAAHPNVLPSSTNPTRPHTVNTVAEHQDMLIVCHHLNPRVPEDLAFAESRIRASTIAAEDVLHDLGAISMIGSDSQAMGRIGETVIRTWQTAHAMKARRGALAGDGRADNARARRYVAKYTICPAVAHGIDATVGSVEVGKLADLVLWDPAFFGVRPRLVLKGGAVAWAPIGDANASIPTPQPVLGRRMFAALSGAAPEHAVSWVAPGALEDGVAGRLALRRRLEAVGGTRALTKSDMVHNDALPAIDVDPETFVVTVDGEAIEPRPVAELPMAQRYSLF; encoded by the coding sequence GTGAGCGTCGACCGCCGGCGCTACGCCGAGCTGCTGGGCCCGACGGTCGGCGACCGCATCCGCCTCGCCGACACCGACCTGCTCGTCGAGGTCGAGGAGGACCGCTGCGCCGGGGGCGACGAGGCCGTCTTCGGCGGCGGCAAGACCGTGCGGGAGTCGATGCTCCAGGGGCTGGCGACGCGCGCCGACGGCGCGCCGGACCTCGTCGTCACCAACGTCGTGGTCCTCGACCACTGGGGCGTCGTGAAGTGCGACGTGGGCGTCCGCGACGGGCGCATCTGCGCGCTGGGCAAGGCCGGCAACCCGGATGTGATGGACGGCGTGGACCCCGCGCTGGTCATCGGGCCGGGGACCGACGTCGTCGCCGGGGAGGGGCGGATCCTCACCGCCGGCGCCATCGACTGCCACGTGCACTTCATCACCCCGTCGCTGGTCGACGAGGCGCTGGCCTCCGGCGTCACGACGCTCGTCGGCGGCGGCGCCGGGCCGACCGAGGGCACGCGGGCGACGACGTGCACCACGCCCGCCGGCCTGGCGCTCGTGCACCGCGCGCTGGACGACGCGCCGGTCAACGTGCTGCTGCTGGGCCGCGGCAACACCGTCTCGGACGCGTCGCTGGACGAGCAGGTCCTGGCCGGCGCGGCGGGCTTCAAGCTCCACGAGGACTGGGGCTCCACGCCCGCGGCGATCGACGCGACGCTGCGCGCCTGCGAGCGCTGGGACGTCCAGGCGGCGATCCACACCGACACGCTCAACGAGGCGGGCTTCCTGGAGTCGACCCTCGGGGCGATCGCCGGCCGCGGGATCCACGCCTACCACACGGAGGGGGCGGGCGGCGGCCACGCGCCGGACATCATCGCCATCGCCGCGCACCCGAACGTCCTGCCGTCCTCGACGAACCCGACGCGCCCGCACACGGTCAACACGGTGGCCGAGCACCAGGACATGCTCATCGTCTGCCACCACCTGAACCCGCGCGTGCCCGAGGACCTGGCCTTCGCCGAGTCGCGCATCCGCGCCTCGACGATCGCCGCCGAGGACGTGCTGCACGACCTCGGCGCGATCTCGATGATCGGGTCCGACAGCCAGGCGATGGGCCGCATCGGCGAGACGGTCATCCGCACCTGGCAGACCGCCCACGCGATGAAGGCGCGGCGCGGCGCGCTGGCCGGCGACGGGCGCGCCGACAACGCCCGGGCGCGCCGGTACGTCGCCAAGTACACGATCTGCCCGGCGGTGGCGCACGGGATCGACGCGACGGTCGGCTCGGTCGAGGTCGGCAAGCTCGCGGACCTCGTCCTGTGGGACCCGGCGTTCTTCGGCGTCCGGCCGCGGCTGGTGCTCAAGGGCGGCGCGGTGGCCTGGGCGCCGATCGGCGACGCGAACGCGTCGATCCCCACCCCCCAGCCGGTGCTCGGGCGGCGGATGTTCGCGGCCCTGAGCGGCGCGGCGCCCGAGCACGCGGTCAGCTGGGTCGCTCCGGGGGCGCTGGAGGACGGCGTGGCCGGGCGGCTGGCCCTGCGCCGGCGCCTGGAGGCGGTCGGCGGCACCCGGGCGCTGACGAAGTCCGACATGGTCCACAACGACGCGCTGCCGGCCATCGACGTGGATCCCGAGACGTTCGTGGTGACGGTCGACGGCGAGGCGATCGAGCCCCGGCCCGTCGCCGAGCTGCCCATGGCCCAGCGCTACAGCCTCTTCTGA